In Herpetosiphonaceae bacterium, one genomic interval encodes:
- a CDS encoding ATP-binding cassette domain-containing protein, protein MPPIVEVAHLGKTFKRRVRAGGVMGLLRSYVRPRYETIEAVHDLHLQMSEGDSLALIGPNGAGKSTTIKMLTGIMHPTTGRATVLGMVPWQQRTQVAMNIATVFGQRSQLWYHLPAGETFDLLARIYEIPEAEYRARRADLIRRFELEPLLGSAVRKLSLGQRMRCEIAASLLHRPRVLLLDEPTIGLDVIAKQQIRALIRELNQDEGVSVLLTSHDAGDIEHLCKRVIVINHGTVMFDDRVSTLRRRYLRRKVIDLRLKEELISLPELPGVAVVKARGFGVKLEVDTEQQPIEQVVAILMGTLSIADITIEDPPMEEIIAAMYQDQARERAAAKSAPVEVT, encoded by the coding sequence ATGCCGCCAATTGTCGAGGTTGCGCACCTGGGAAAAACGTTCAAGCGGCGTGTGCGGGCGGGTGGTGTCATGGGGCTGCTGCGGTCGTATGTGCGGCCCCGGTACGAGACGATCGAGGCCGTGCATGATCTGCATCTTCAGATGAGCGAGGGCGATTCGCTCGCGCTGATCGGGCCGAACGGCGCCGGCAAGAGCACCACGATCAAGATGCTGACCGGCATCATGCATCCGACGACAGGCCGGGCGACGGTGCTGGGTATGGTGCCGTGGCAGCAGCGCACGCAGGTCGCGATGAACATCGCGACGGTCTTTGGGCAGCGCTCGCAGCTCTGGTATCACCTGCCCGCTGGTGAAACCTTCGATCTGCTGGCGCGAATCTACGAAATTCCGGAGGCAGAATACCGCGCGCGACGGGCTGATCTGATCCGGCGCTTCGAGCTGGAGCCGCTGCTGGGCAGCGCGGTGCGCAAGCTGAGCCTGGGCCAGCGCATGCGCTGCGAGATCGCCGCGTCGCTGCTGCATCGTCCGCGCGTGCTCCTGCTCGACGAGCCGACGATCGGGCTGGATGTGATCGCCAAGCAGCAGATTCGAGCCTTGATCCGCGAGCTGAACCAGGACGAAGGCGTCTCGGTGCTGCTGACCTCGCACGACGCGGGCGACATCGAGCATCTGTGCAAGCGCGTGATCGTGATCAACCACGGCACCGTTATGTTCGACGACCGGGTCAGCACGCTGCGGCGGCGCTACCTGCGGCGCAAGGTGATCGATCTGCGGCTGAAGGAAGAGCTCATCTCGCTGCCGGAGTTGCCGGGCGTGGCGGTGGTCAAGGCGCGCGGCTTTGGCGTCAAGCTGGAGGTCGATACCGAGCAGCAGCCGATCGAGCAGGTTGTAGCGATCCTTATGGGCACGCTGTCGATCGCCGACATCACGATCGAAGATCCGCCGATGGAAGAGATCATCGCGGCGATGTACCAGGATCAGGCCCGCGAGCGCGCCGCAGCCAAAAGCGCTCCCGTCGAGGTGACGTGA